A DNA window from Candidatus Latescibacterota bacterium contains the following coding sequences:
- a CDS encoding sigma-54-dependent Fis family transcriptional regulator, translating into MGGTSTGAAESGIGRPSILMVEDGDGAGQTLVRGLTDRYSLHVVKDTDEARERLRIRYADVVLLELNSPARHAPGFEFLDHLRAEYPEIPVLLLSARPEAATIVRAMKLGATGYVTLDAGAAELELNLRTAQELRASRIRVQLRGDGEEASIVGNSPAISALRMELKRLAAVERPLLLTGEVGTGKELFARALHAHGPHPDEPFVVVNCAAFTPALLEQELFGNERGAFEGAQRRRIGRFQEAGQGTLYLDEIAKMSLETQTKLQLALSSGRFRPLGTRQEVPLRARVIVGSSRDLVREAREGRFHNVLLFTLRALELRIPPLRERMEDLEPLTHHLIFRKAQEMKLPVPTLEVAALKKLQRQSWPGNVRELATVIENALVHLDGNSLSPKCFKLLDCGGYEGLGYHEAKAQADEGFRLAYYKSLLQVTRGNMAEMMAISGLPRQTIHRHLVDLGLKRKDFKRR; encoded by the coding sequence ATGGGCGGAACGTCGACGGGCGCCGCCGAGTCAGGCATCGGACGCCCCAGCATCCTCATGGTCGAGGACGGCGACGGCGCCGGCCAAACCCTCGTGCGCGGGCTGACGGATCGCTATTCCCTCCACGTCGTGAAGGACACGGACGAAGCTCGCGAGCGCCTGCGGATCCGCTACGCGGACGTGGTGCTGCTGGAGCTCAACAGCCCGGCGCGCCACGCCCCCGGCTTCGAGTTTCTCGACCACCTCCGCGCCGAGTACCCCGAGATCCCGGTGCTGCTGCTCTCGGCGCGACCGGAGGCGGCGACGATCGTCCGCGCGATGAAGCTGGGCGCCACCGGCTACGTGACCCTGGACGCCGGCGCCGCCGAGCTGGAGCTCAACCTGCGCACGGCGCAGGAGCTGCGCGCCTCGCGCATCCGCGTGCAGCTGCGTGGGGACGGCGAGGAAGCCAGCATCGTGGGCAACAGCCCGGCGATCAGCGCGCTGCGCATGGAGCTCAAGCGCCTGGCCGCCGTGGAGCGGCCCCTGCTCCTCACGGGCGAGGTGGGGACGGGCAAGGAGCTCTTCGCGCGGGCTCTGCACGCCCACGGGCCGCATCCGGACGAGCCCTTCGTGGTGGTCAACTGCGCCGCCTTCACCCCTGCGCTGCTCGAGCAGGAGCTCTTCGGCAACGAGCGCGGGGCCTTCGAGGGCGCCCAGCGGCGGCGCATCGGCCGCTTCCAGGAGGCGGGGCAGGGCACGCTCTACCTCGACGAAATCGCGAAGATGAGCCTGGAGACCCAGACCAAGCTGCAGCTCGCGCTGAGCTCGGGGCGCTTCCGTCCCCTCGGCACCCGGCAGGAGGTGCCGCTGCGCGCCCGCGTGATCGTCGGCAGCAGCCGCGATCTCGTGCGCGAGGCCAGGGAGGGCCGCTTTCACAACGTGCTCCTCTTCACGCTGCGCGCGCTGGAGCTCAGGATCCCGCCGCTGCGCGAGCGCATGGAGGACCTGGAGCCGCTGACCCATCACCTGATCTTTCGCAAGGCGCAGGAGATGAAGCTGCCGGTGCCCACGCTGGAGGTGGCCGCGCTGAAGAAGCTCCAGCGCCAGTCCTGGCCGGGCAACGTGCGCGAGCTGGCGACGGTGATCGAGAACGCGCTGGTCCATCTCGACGGCAACAGCCTGTCGCCCAAGTGCTTCAAGCTGCTCGACTGCGGCGGCTACGAGGGGCTCGGCTACCACGAGGCCAAGGCGCAGGCCGACGAGGGCTTCCGGCTCGCCTACTACAAGAGCCTCCTCCAGGTCACGCGGGGCAACATGGCCGAGATGATGGCCATCAGCGGCCTGCCGCGTCAGACCATCCACCGGCACCTGGTGGATCTCGGCCTGAAGCGCAAGGACTTCAAGCGCCGCTAG